The genomic DNA CTCTTCCCAGCGGGAGGAGAGCCTCGTCAGCTGATCGCATGCTTGACTGCAAAGCCGTTGGCCGGCTTATTCTTTGCTCTCGACCAAGCTTTCGCCCTTGGAGAGGACCGACAGTTCGGTCGTCAATTGCTCGCGGAGATTCTCCAGCGACTGGAAGCCGAGGTGAACGTTTTCAACTTTGCCCGACTTGCCAATCATCACGGTCATCGGAAACCCGGTGACTTGGTAGGTCATCGCAATCGATGAATCCTCGTCGCGAGCGACGGTGATCGCCAGCTTCGACTGCTTCAAGAAGGCTTCGATCTCCGCCTTCGATTCGGCGTTGTTGATCGCGTACAAAACGACGCCTTTGTCTTTGAACTCCTCGGCGACTTCCGCGATCACTGGCATCGCCAATCGGCACGGGCCACACCAGGTTGCCCAGAAGTCGAGGATCACGACGTCTTTGCCGAGGTGCTTGGACAGCTTCAGGGTCGAATCGTCCATCAGCGGGGCTTCGAAATCAGGAGCGGGTTTGCCGACCAACGGGTGCGGTCCGCCTTCCATCGATTCGACCAAAGCTTCGACCGAAGCGAAGGCCTTGGCATCTTTAGGAGCTTCGAATTTGAAGGTGTCCGGACCGCCTTCGGCCCATTCCCACTTTTCAACGACGACGTTGACGACGAACTTAAACCCAGGAGTCTTCTGGACCTGCGGGTTGGCTCGCTTGATAAGTTCAGTCATGTCGATCAGCATCCCGGCCAGTTTGGGTTGCTTGCCGTCGGTGATCGTCAATTGGACAAAGCTGTCGTCGGCGCGATTCAGCTGCAACGTCTTGCCAGCTGGTTTGGCGTCCCCTTCGGGTTTGACCAATTCGACGCTGGTGACGTCGGTCAACAGGCTTTCGCGAGCCGATTCGCTGGGGATCGTCATCGCCAACAGAGCGTCGATGATCGGTCCGCCGGGCATGCCGGGTTCGACGATCAGATCGGCCAACGTGGCGGGGCTGTCTTTGGAGATGTAGGCGTCGGGGGTGACCAACATGTTCAACATCTTGCCGTCGGAAATGATGTCGACGTTCAGTTCTTCGCTGTCGACCCGGAGAGCGAACTTGTTAGGGAGTGCCGATGCGGCGGAGTAATCGGTCTTGGTTTCGAAGACAACTTGGCCTTCGGAGAAAACTTGTTCGCTGGTCTTAAATACGGCGGTGACCGCTTTGGCCGCTTTGATCTGATCGACAAACGCGGACAGTACAGGGGCTGCCTCGGGCGAGACCTTGGCCGGTTCCTGCGCGCTGAGCGAGCTGGCGGCAATGGCAAACAAGCCTGCGAGGGCCGGGGCCAGGTGGCGAGTAAACATCACTTGAATTCCTGTCAAAGGTTCTTTGGTGGGAGGTTTGGCTGGGCCGATCGCATTGCAGTCGATGGGCTGCCGTCGGTTGGTTCCGTGCCCATTCCTAACTGGTGTGCAAGGAGGGAGTTCCGTCAATCTTAGACGATCCCGACGCCCGAACCTATGCCGATGGAAGCGATTTCGAATTTATCGGCTGGTCGCCGGTTGGCGAAGAATCGCAGCCGGACGCTGTTGAGCCAAGTTCCGCTGGGGCAAGCGGCCGTCGACGGTGTCGACCGACACTGTCAGTCCGGCGACATAAAAAAGATACATATTCAGCATCGGGATGATCGACACATCCTGAAACATGCCGTTGAGCAGATAGCTGCTGACGGTCGCCAGCATCAGCAGGCCGATGTTTTGTGCCTCGGGACAGGCCGACGAACTGCGGGCGATCTGCCAGCCGGTAAATCCCCAGCAGATGACCAGGATGGTGAACAGACCTGCGCCGATCAGGCCGCTGTCGACCAGGTACGACAGCAGGACGTTGTGCTGATGGTAGGGCGTTGCTTTGCGGAGCGGCATCTCCCACTGAGGGGCCTGCGCGTACTCTTGGTTGAAATCGAAATAGTGCCCGTACCCGACGCCGCACAGCGGATGGTCTTTGAAAATTTCCCAAGCGATGATCGCCAGCATCGGTCGCAATTCGATCGATTCCGCCGCAGCGCTGGCCGACAGATTTTTGTCGCGTTTGAGATGGAGGATCTTGTCGCCAAAGCCGATCGCGATGACTGCCGCCAAGACGATCGCCGACGCGACCGCCCAGATTCGTAGCCCCCGGGAGATCCGATTCATCTGCGACAGCGAAACCGCAGCGGCTGCGGCGATCCAAACGCTACGGGTGAGCGTCGCATAGACGCCGCCGGCGGCTGCCAGCATCGCAAACCCATACCCGAACTTGGCGATACGGTTCCGTTGCTGAAACGCCAACAACATCGCGGCGAACGCAATCGACAACAGGAATCCATTGCCGGTTGGGTTCAGCAGCGGCCCGCGTCCACGCCCCAGAAATTCGACGAATTCGGGATCGATGATAAAGCGAGGGAAGATCACCGCCTTCAATTCCGCTTTTTCGGCTAGCGCGGTCAGCCCCAGATAGATCCCCAGCCCGATGAAGGTCCGCTGCACGATGCGCAGTTCGCGTCGCGACAGGCGTGAGAACCGGGCGACGAAATAGGTCCCCAGCGGCAGGAAGGCGTAGAAGATCCAGCGAGCGAGTGGTTCGGTCCCCGATCGGGGCGCGTCGGTTGTCATCAGGCTCAGCAGAAGCCAGCCGACGAAGGCGACGATCAACCAATCCATCCGGTTCATTTCGATCGGCCGGGTGCCGTCGCGGAGGCAGCGAACCACAAACAGTCCCAGCATGGCAAACCACAGGATGCGGTCGATGCTGAATTGGATCGGGCCGTTGATCGCAAAGAAGTTGGGGCCGAAGACCGTTCCGATGATCAAAACAGCCAGGACCAGCATTTGCAGCGAGACGCGGTGCGCAAGGTAGATACCCCACACTCCTGCGGCTAATGCAAACAGTAATCCTAAGAATTCCACCCGTCCTCTCCGGCAATCGAATCGTCACTCCAATGGTGCGATCAAACCTAGCTGCCAGAATCGAATGAGGGCGGGAAACTTAGGGCAAGAACCAAAAACTGCGACAACTTTTTAATGGGATCGCCTGACTTTGTGGCAGTTTCTCACAGGTAGCGTGCCGATTCTTGCAGCTGAAGTTAAACAGGGCGTTTCCGGGCGCGATTCGCCTACCGGGCCGCCTGTTTGCTTTCGCTGAGAATTCGATCGAGGATTCCGTTGACGAAACCGCGACTCTTGCGATCGCCGTACCGCTTGGCTATTTCGATCGCTTCGTTGATCGCGACTCGCCCGGGGGTTTTGCCGAAGACGATTTCGTAGATCCCCAATCGCAAGATATTGCGGTCGATGACTGCCATCCGGCTGATCGACCAATTGGACGAGTGTCTGGCGAGGAGCGAATCGATTTGTCCGCGATTATTCATGACTCCGCCCAGCAGCGAGCGAGCGAAGTCCGACAGAGCTGGGTGATTCCGCATCCGCGTTTCGATGAACTGATCGCGATCGCTGCGCGAACGCTCGGTTCCGAAATCGTATTCATATAAGAGCTGTAACGTGACTTCACGCGCTCGCCGACGAGTTGCCATAAGATCCAAATTCTGAAGTTGCTGATGTTGGGCCGTAAGTTAAGCACGCAATAACGTTTGCGCAAAGGGCCCTGCGATGATTGTCGCATCGGCTGCGGTGGTGTTGAAACCGATGCAATCCGAACGTTCATCAATTTTCGCTTGCCGTGAAAATATTTCCAGCCAAGCGTCCTAGAAAAGCAAGACTAGATTTATTCAGCAAAATTCCCATCCGTTATCCGAATGTCCGTGCCTCCATGGATTCATCCAATCCCGCGATCCCTGCATCTGAAAATGTCCAGCCCGAGGCGCGAGAGCCGTTTTTGGCCGATTCGCTTGCCGTAGGGCTGTTGGTTTCGCTGTCGATGACCGTGGTGCAGCGAGCCGTCGGGTTCGCCCGTAGTATCGGATTCTGCAAGTTTCTCGACGAAGAAACGCTGGGCCAGTGGGCGATGGCGCTCTGTTTTATCAATCTGATCACGCCGATCTTTCTGCTCGGTTTGCCGGGATCGATCGTCCGCTACGTCGAACATTTTCGTCGCCGCGGCCAATTGCAGGCCTTTATCTACCGGATCGTGTTTGGGACCGCCGTGTTGACGCTGCTGGCTGCGGTGTCGATGTTGGTTTGCCCTGGGCGATACGCCGAGTTGATCTTTCGCGACCCCAACGTCGTCCAGCCGGTGTTTGCTCTAGCGACCTGTTTGGTGGCGACGATCATCTTCAATTTCATGGAGCATTTGGTCAGCGGATTGCGGCAGGTTCGCGTCGCGTCGCTGATGCAGTTCGTGCACAGCGTCGGCTTTACCCTGCTGGCGATCAGCTGGATGGCGATCGGCGGCGGAGTTTCAGGGCTGATCCTGACCTTTGCTGCGGCGGCGATGTTGGGATGTGTCCCGGCGGCTTGGGTGCTGATGAGGAATTGGTCGGGGCTGCAGCGGTCGGATGACCCGCTGACGCATCGTTCTTTGGCGCGGCGGATCGCTCCTTATGCGGCTTCGCTGTGGGCGATCAATCTGATCGGCAACCTGTTCGATTTGTCGGACCGCTACATGATCCTGCACTTCAGCGTCGGTGGGCCCAGCGTCGGGCAAGCGATGGTCGGCGAGTATTTCAGCGCGCGGCTGCTGCCGATCTTTTTGCTCAGCCTGGGGACTCTGATCGGCGGTTCGTTGATGCCTTATCTGACGGCCGACTGGGAATCGGGGCGGAAGCGTCGGGTGAACCTGCGGCTTCGCAAAACGTTGTTGCTGCTCTCGGGAGCGTTTGCGTTTGGTTCGGCGGTGGGAATGTTGATCGCCCCATGGATGTTCAACAATCTATTGGACGGTCGTTATACGCAGGCGCTCGCTGTGATGCCGATCGCGTTTGTCTTCTG from Rosistilla oblonga includes the following:
- a CDS encoding redoxin domain-containing protein produces the protein MFTRHLAPALAGLFAIAASSLSAQEPAKVSPEAAPVLSAFVDQIKAAKAVTAVFKTSEQVFSEGQVVFETKTDYSAASALPNKFALRVDSEELNVDIISDGKMLNMLVTPDAYISKDSPATLADLIVEPGMPGGPIIDALLAMTIPSESARESLLTDVTSVELVKPEGDAKPAGKTLQLNRADDSFVQLTITDGKQPKLAGMLIDMTELIKRANPQVQKTPGFKFVVNVVVEKWEWAEGGPDTFKFEAPKDAKAFASVEALVESMEGGPHPLVGKPAPDFEAPLMDDSTLKLSKHLGKDVVILDFWATWCGPCRLAMPVIAEVAEEFKDKGVVLYAINNAESKAEIEAFLKQSKLAITVARDEDSSIAMTYQVTGFPMTVMIGKSGKVENVHLGFQSLENLREQLTTELSVLSKGESLVESKE
- a CDS encoding O-antigen ligase family protein; the protein is MEFLGLLFALAAGVWGIYLAHRVSLQMLVLAVLIIGTVFGPNFFAINGPIQFSIDRILWFAMLGLFVVRCLRDGTRPIEMNRMDWLIVAFVGWLLLSLMTTDAPRSGTEPLARWIFYAFLPLGTYFVARFSRLSRRELRIVQRTFIGLGIYLGLTALAEKAELKAVIFPRFIIDPEFVEFLGRGRGPLLNPTGNGFLLSIAFAAMLLAFQQRNRIAKFGYGFAMLAAAGGVYATLTRSVWIAAAAAVSLSQMNRISRGLRIWAVASAIVLAAVIAIGFGDKILHLKRDKNLSASAAAESIELRPMLAIIAWEIFKDHPLCGVGYGHYFDFNQEYAQAPQWEMPLRKATPYHQHNVLLSYLVDSGLIGAGLFTILVICWGFTGWQIARSSSACPEAQNIGLLMLATVSSYLLNGMFQDVSIIPMLNMYLFYVAGLTVSVDTVDGRLPQRNLAQQRPAAILRQPATSR
- the nusB gene encoding transcription antitermination factor NusB, coding for MATRRRAREVTLQLLYEYDFGTERSRSDRDQFIETRMRNHPALSDFARSLLGGVMNNRGQIDSLLARHSSNWSISRMAVIDRNILRLGIYEIVFGKTPGRVAINEAIEIAKRYGDRKSRGFVNGILDRILSESKQAAR
- a CDS encoding lipopolysaccharide biosynthesis protein; its protein translation is MDSSNPAIPASENVQPEAREPFLADSLAVGLLVSLSMTVVQRAVGFARSIGFCKFLDEETLGQWAMALCFINLITPIFLLGLPGSIVRYVEHFRRRGQLQAFIYRIVFGTAVLTLLAAVSMLVCPGRYAELIFRDPNVVQPVFALATCLVATIIFNFMEHLVSGLRQVRVASLMQFVHSVGFTLLAISWMAIGGGVSGLILTFAAAAMLGCVPAAWVLMRNWSGLQRSDDPLTHRSLARRIAPYAASLWAINLIGNLFDLSDRYMILHFSVGGPSVGQAMVGEYFSARLLPIFLLSLGTLIGGSLMPYLTADWESGRKRRVNLRLRKTLLLLSGAFAFGSAVGMLIAPWMFNNLLDGRYTQALAVMPIAFVFCAWSGLIIVAENYLWCAEKGKLIGIALTLGLLANILLNRLLLPTMGLYGAMLATAIANLVVLLMVLYFMSTQGFVFDRSIGFALILPATLLAGPYFALLAIAAVMATSLHTQRYLGEVLAEFRQHALKLHSRLANSSLANLFTPRLHS